One Gallus gallus isolate bGalGal1 chromosome 11, bGalGal1.mat.broiler.GRCg7b, whole genome shotgun sequence DNA window includes the following coding sequences:
- the IRX5 gene encoding iroquois-class homeodomain protein IRX-5 isoform X2, with product MSYPQGYLYQPSASLALYSCPAYSTSVISGPRTDELGRSSSGSAFSPYAGSTAFTAPSPGYNSHLQYGTDPAAAAAAAFTSYVGSPYEHPPAMAGSLGYHPYAAPLGSYPYGDPAYRKNATRDATATLKAWLNEHRKNPYPTKGEKIMLAIITKMTLTQVSTWFANARRRLKKENKMTWTPRNRSEDEEEEENIDLEKNDEDEPQKPEEKGDPVSPDAGTAEPRAAPGCERLQEPPSPREAEAGLSDSDCKEPPEERLDGPPALPKAPGASPLGPCPGGRGPGPEEPPPFRPPSAAAGPQHVAEPHPLPPAAASVIHSPQQAALAKPKLWSLAEIATSADRAREAGGETAAPGPAVLGGGGPPRPSPPRPRSPSAQCPFPNGAVLPRPLYYTAPFYPGYTNYGSFGALHGHPAGGPAAPGAAFNGLNQTVLSRAEGLGKEPKAARSQPQAELGKDSPYELKKEKER from the exons ATGTCGTATCCTCAGGGCTACTTGTACCAGCCGTCTGCCTCCTTGGCTCTCTACTCGTGCCCGGCGTACAGCACCAGCGTGATTTCCGGACCCAGAACCGATGAACTTGGGAGATCTTCTTCGGGCTCCGCTTTTTCCCCTTATGCCGGATCTACCGCCTTCACCGCCCCGTCCCCGGGTTACAACTCGCACCTCCAGTACGGCACGGacccggccgccgccgccgccgccgctttCACCTCCTACGTG GGCTCTCCCTACGAGCACCCTCCGGCCATGGCGGGCTCCCTGGGCTACCACCCGTACGCGGCGCCGCTCGGCTCCTACCCCTACGGGGATCCGGCGTACCGCAAGAACGCGACGCGGGACGCCACGGCCACGCTCAAGGCCTGGCTCAACGAGCACCGCAAGAACCCGTACCCCACCAAGGGCGAGAAGATCATGCTGGCCATCATCACCAAGATGACCCTCACCCAGGTCTCCACCTGGTTCGCAAACGCGCGACGGCGGCTTAAGAAAGAGAACAAGATGACCTGGACCCCGCGGAACCGCAgcgaggacgaggaggaggaggagaacatCGACCTGGAAAAGAACGACGAGGACGAGCCGCAGAAGCCGGAGGAGAAGGGGGACCCCGTCTCCCCGGACGCAG GAACGGCGGAGCCCAGGGCCGCGCCGGGCTGCGAGCGCTTGCAGGAGCCCCCCAGCCCGCGGGAGGCCGAGGCCGGCCTCAGCGACTCGGATTGCAAGGAGCCGCCGGAGGAGCGGCTCGACGGGCCGCCCGCGCTGCCCAAAGCGCCCGGCGCTTCCCCGCTGGGGCCGTGCCCGGGGGGCCGCGGTCCGGGCCCCGAGGAGCCCCCGCCGTTCCGGCCGCCCTccgccgccgcggggccgcAGCACGTCGCCGAGCCGCACCCGCTgcctcccgccgccgcctccgtCATCCACTCGCCGCAGCAGGCGGCCCTCGCCAAGCCCAAGCTCTGGTCGCTGGCCGAGATCGCCACCTCGGCGGACAGGGCGAGGGAGGCGGGCGGCGAAACGgcggcccccggccccgccgtgCTGGGAGGCGGCGGCCCCCCGCGCCCCTCTCCGCCGCGGCCCCGCTCGCCGTCCGCGCAGTGCCCCTTCCCCAACGGGGCGGTCCTGCCGCGGCCGCTCTACTACACGGCGCCCTTCTACCCCGGCTACACGAACTACGGCTCCTTCGGGGCCCTGCACGGGCACCCCGCCGGCGGGCCCGCCGCGCCCGGCGCCGCCTTCAATGGATTAAACCAGACTGTGCTGAGCCGGGCCgaggggctggggaaggagccCAAGGCGGCCAGGAGCcagccccaggcagagctcGGCAAGGACTCGCCGTACGAACTGAAGAAAG AAAAAGAGCGTTAA
- the IRX5 gene encoding iroquois-class homeodomain protein IRX-5 isoform X1 yields the protein MSYPQGYLYQPSASLALYSCPAYSTSVISGPRTDELGRSSSGSAFSPYAGSTAFTAPSPGYNSHLQYGTDPAAAAAAAFTSYVGSPYEHPPAMAGSLGYHPYAAPLGSYPYGDPAYRKNATRDATATLKAWLNEHRKNPYPTKGEKIMLAIITKMTLTQVSTWFANARRRLKKENKMTWTPRNRSEDEEEEENIDLEKNDEDEPQKPEEKGDPVSPDAGTAEPRAAPGCERLQEPPSPREAEAGLSDSDCKEPPEERLDGPPALPKAPGASPLGPCPGGRGPGPEEPPPFRPPSAAAGPQHVAEPHPLPPAAASVIHSPQQAALAKPKLWSLAEIATSADRAREAGGETAAPGPAVLGGGGPPRPSPPRPRSPSAQCPFPNGAVLPRPLYYTAPFYPGYTNYGSFGALHGHPAGGPAAPGAAFNGLNQTVLSRAEGLGKEPKAARSQPQAELGKDSPYELKKGMSSI from the exons ATGTCGTATCCTCAGGGCTACTTGTACCAGCCGTCTGCCTCCTTGGCTCTCTACTCGTGCCCGGCGTACAGCACCAGCGTGATTTCCGGACCCAGAACCGATGAACTTGGGAGATCTTCTTCGGGCTCCGCTTTTTCCCCTTATGCCGGATCTACCGCCTTCACCGCCCCGTCCCCGGGTTACAACTCGCACCTCCAGTACGGCACGGacccggccgccgccgccgccgccgctttCACCTCCTACGTG GGCTCTCCCTACGAGCACCCTCCGGCCATGGCGGGCTCCCTGGGCTACCACCCGTACGCGGCGCCGCTCGGCTCCTACCCCTACGGGGATCCGGCGTACCGCAAGAACGCGACGCGGGACGCCACGGCCACGCTCAAGGCCTGGCTCAACGAGCACCGCAAGAACCCGTACCCCACCAAGGGCGAGAAGATCATGCTGGCCATCATCACCAAGATGACCCTCACCCAGGTCTCCACCTGGTTCGCAAACGCGCGACGGCGGCTTAAGAAAGAGAACAAGATGACCTGGACCCCGCGGAACCGCAgcgaggacgaggaggaggaggagaacatCGACCTGGAAAAGAACGACGAGGACGAGCCGCAGAAGCCGGAGGAGAAGGGGGACCCCGTCTCCCCGGACGCAG GAACGGCGGAGCCCAGGGCCGCGCCGGGCTGCGAGCGCTTGCAGGAGCCCCCCAGCCCGCGGGAGGCCGAGGCCGGCCTCAGCGACTCGGATTGCAAGGAGCCGCCGGAGGAGCGGCTCGACGGGCCGCCCGCGCTGCCCAAAGCGCCCGGCGCTTCCCCGCTGGGGCCGTGCCCGGGGGGCCGCGGTCCGGGCCCCGAGGAGCCCCCGCCGTTCCGGCCGCCCTccgccgccgcggggccgcAGCACGTCGCCGAGCCGCACCCGCTgcctcccgccgccgcctccgtCATCCACTCGCCGCAGCAGGCGGCCCTCGCCAAGCCCAAGCTCTGGTCGCTGGCCGAGATCGCCACCTCGGCGGACAGGGCGAGGGAGGCGGGCGGCGAAACGgcggcccccggccccgccgtgCTGGGAGGCGGCGGCCCCCCGCGCCCCTCTCCGCCGCGGCCCCGCTCGCCGTCCGCGCAGTGCCCCTTCCCCAACGGGGCGGTCCTGCCGCGGCCGCTCTACTACACGGCGCCCTTCTACCCCGGCTACACGAACTACGGCTCCTTCGGGGCCCTGCACGGGCACCCCGCCGGCGGGCCCGCCGCGCCCGGCGCCGCCTTCAATGGATTAAACCAGACTGTGCTGAGCCGGGCCgaggggctggggaaggagccCAAGGCGGCCAGGAGCcagccccaggcagagctcGGCAAGGACTCGCCGTACGAACTGAAGAAAGGTATGTCCAGCATTTAA